A DNA window from Arachis duranensis cultivar V14167 chromosome 3, aradu.V14167.gnm2.J7QH, whole genome shotgun sequence contains the following coding sequences:
- the LOC107477746 gene encoding protein translation factor SUI1 homolog, which yields MSEFDTNISTAFDPFAEANADDSGAGAKEYVHVRIQQRNGRKSLTTVQGLKKEFSYTKILKDLKKEFCCNGTVVQDPELGQVIQLQGDQRKNVSTFLVQAGIVKKEHIKIHGF from the exons ATGTCTGAATTCGACACTAACATCTCAACTGCTTTTG ATCCCTTTGCTGAGGCAAATGCTGACGACTCAGGTGCTGGGGCAAAAGAGTATGTTCATGTGCGTATACAACAACGTAACGGAAGGAAAAGCCTGACAACTGTTCAAGGATTAAAGAAAGAATTCAGCTATACTAAGATACTCAAAGACCTGAAGAAAGAATTCTGCTGTAATGGTACTGTTGTACAGGACCCTGAGTTAGGCCAG GTCATACAGCTTCAGGGAGATCAAAGAAAGAACGTTTCAACTTTTCTTGTCCAAGCGGGCATAGTAAAGAAGGAGCATATCAAGATTCATGGTTTCTAA